From one Paenibacillus sp. FSL K6-1330 genomic stretch:
- a CDS encoding YifB family Mg chelatase-like AAA ATPase, translating to MYGKLHSACLHGIDGVVIQVEVDLANGLPQTSIIGLPDSSIRESIERVRASIKNCGFTYPLKRITVNLAPADLRKEGSSFDLAIAVGILLTSEQWTFSNAGQMLILGELALDGTLRPITGVLPMVEQAKKEGYAGVILPRENAPEAALIGGIEVYGLQHLKELVQEGPDENIHRSETGGTTSFTVSLSMLRYDRSTTQSGTQVDSLRGKQLEDYRDVIGQQHIKRALTIAAAGMHNILLIGPPGTGKTMLMKRLPTILPPLADQEALTTTKIFSAAGKLKPSDGLMTRRPFRSPHHTISAGGLIGGGTIPKPGEVSLAHKGILFLDELPEFSRHVLEVLRQPLEDREVTISRARAVFTFPAHFMLACSMNPCPCGYYGSDHPHQRCTCSVTRIAQYRARISGPLMDRIDLQVDVPRPKEWPGSAIPISSEQMRDQVYAAQTIQLERYKQLPFSWNSELFGSFLRKHAVLDKDSAELLQATIDTLGLSMRAYDRILKLARTIADLEASDAIQSQHIAEAIQYRQLDRQYITAEETTR from the coding sequence ATGTACGGAAAACTTCATAGCGCTTGCTTGCACGGCATTGACGGCGTTGTCATCCAGGTGGAGGTGGACCTGGCGAACGGGCTGCCCCAAACTTCTATCATCGGTCTGCCTGATTCCTCCATTCGCGAATCTATTGAGCGGGTTCGGGCATCGATTAAAAACTGCGGTTTTACCTATCCCTTAAAACGGATAACCGTCAATCTTGCACCGGCAGATCTGCGCAAAGAGGGCTCTTCCTTCGATCTGGCGATCGCCGTCGGCATATTGCTAACAAGCGAGCAATGGACCTTTTCGAATGCCGGGCAAATGTTGATCCTGGGCGAACTTGCACTGGATGGTACACTTAGGCCCATCACAGGGGTATTGCCGATGGTAGAGCAAGCGAAAAAGGAAGGGTATGCCGGGGTTATTCTCCCGCGCGAAAATGCTCCGGAAGCTGCATTGATCGGGGGAATCGAGGTCTATGGGCTTCAGCATTTAAAGGAGCTTGTTCAGGAAGGACCCGATGAAAACATCCATCGTAGTGAAACTGGGGGAACTACAAGCTTTACCGTTTCGCTGTCAATGCTCAGATATGATCGGTCGACGACTCAAAGCGGAACTCAAGTGGACAGCCTACGGGGCAAGCAGCTTGAAGACTATCGAGATGTGATCGGTCAGCAGCATATCAAACGTGCCTTGACCATTGCTGCCGCAGGCATGCACAATATTCTGCTCATTGGGCCCCCGGGTACTGGAAAAACGATGCTCATGAAACGCCTCCCCACCATACTGCCGCCGCTGGCGGACCAAGAAGCGTTGACTACAACGAAAATCTTCAGCGCTGCCGGAAAGCTAAAGCCATCCGACGGGTTGATGACAAGACGCCCCTTTCGGTCCCCTCACCATACCATCTCGGCTGGCGGGCTCATCGGAGGCGGCACCATTCCGAAGCCGGGGGAAGTCAGTCTGGCCCATAAAGGCATTCTCTTCCTGGATGAGCTTCCCGAGTTCTCGAGGCATGTGCTGGAGGTGCTGCGACAGCCCCTGGAGGATCGCGAAGTAACCATCAGCCGGGCACGAGCGGTATTTACCTTCCCTGCGCACTTCATGCTCGCTTGTTCGATGAATCCCTGTCCGTGCGGTTATTACGGCAGTGATCACCCCCATCAACGCTGCACGTGCAGCGTTACCCGAATCGCTCAATACCGCGCTAGAATATCGGGGCCCTTGATGGATCGGATCGACCTTCAAGTAGACGTGCCTCGGCCTAAGGAATGGCCGGGAAGCGCAATACCTATATCATCCGAGCAAATGCGGGATCAAGTCTATGCGGCACAAACGATTCAATTGGAACGCTATAAACAGCTCCCGTTCAGCTGGAACAGCGAACTGTTCGGCAGCTTCCTGAGGAAACATGCGGTGCTGGACAAGGACTCGGCAGAGCTCCTGCAAGCGACAATCGATACGCTGGGCCTGAGCATGCGCGCTTATGACCGAATCCTGAAGCTGGCCAGAACCATTGCCGATCTGGAGGCATCCGATGCAATACAAAGCCAACATATCGCTGAAGCGATTCAATACCGTCAGCTGGATCGACAATATATCACTGCCGAAGAAACAACTCGTTGA
- a CDS encoding YraN family protein → MNSPSGKKDSRKQKGAAAEELAAASLIEKGYRILDRNWRCRFGELDIVAETGETLVVIEVRSRSGTNSFGTPAESVNARKVMQVRNTAQQYVHHKRYYDRPIRFDVISVMLRADLTSVSMDHIENAF, encoded by the coding sequence ATGAACTCGCCATCCGGTAAAAAGGACAGCCGCAAGCAAAAAGGAGCCGCTGCCGAAGAGCTGGCGGCCGCTTCCCTGATTGAAAAAGGTTACCGGATTTTGGACCGCAATTGGCGCTGCCGCTTTGGAGAACTGGACATCGTCGCTGAAACAGGGGAGACCCTTGTGGTAATTGAGGTCAGAAGCCGAAGCGGAACGAATAGCTTCGGCACGCCTGCCGAGTCCGTGAATGCTCGCAAAGTGATGCAGGTCCGAAACACGGCCCAGCAGTACGTTCATCATAAGCGTTATTATGACCGGCCAATCCGTTTTGATGTTATCTCCGTTATGCTTCGCGCGGATCTGACGTCTGTCTCGATGGATCATATCGAGAATGCATTTTGA
- a CDS encoding carbohydrate ABC transporter permease: MKPKWNWFDALNALILSGIVMACLYPFVYMLAVSLSDSASIASGEVWLWPRGFNLDMYQYVFEDGRVLKGYKNTLIYVISGTAISMIVTALGAYALSKTKMVMGKPILMLIVFTMFFNGGMIPTFLVVKELGFVNTIWGMVLPGAVGTWNLLIMRTFFMGMPQELEESGKIDGLSEIGIFFRIVLPLSKPVLATIGLYYAVGMWNNFMGPLLYLRDADMQPLQVILRNIVLSGQLTGTDGPVVGDIVVVEDGLKFATIMVSTLPILLVYPFIQKYFVKGALIGSVKG, encoded by the coding sequence ATGAAACCCAAATGGAACTGGTTTGACGCGCTCAATGCCTTGATTTTGTCCGGGATTGTGATGGCGTGTCTATACCCGTTTGTTTATATGCTGGCCGTGTCCCTCAGTGATTCCGCATCCATCGCCTCCGGGGAAGTATGGCTATGGCCGAGGGGCTTCAACCTGGATATGTATCAGTATGTGTTCGAAGACGGACGGGTGCTGAAAGGATATAAGAACACGTTGATTTATGTGATTTCAGGAACTGCCATTTCTATGATTGTAACGGCACTTGGGGCTTATGCGCTGTCCAAGACCAAGATGGTCATGGGCAAACCGATCTTGATGCTAATCGTCTTTACGATGTTTTTTAACGGTGGGATGATTCCAACGTTTCTGGTCGTGAAGGAGCTTGGCTTTGTCAATACGATATGGGGGATGGTGCTGCCCGGAGCGGTAGGCACCTGGAATCTGCTCATCATGCGAACTTTCTTCATGGGTATGCCTCAAGAGCTAGAGGAATCCGGAAAAATAGACGGGTTGTCCGAAATCGGAATCTTCTTCCGGATTGTGCTCCCGCTCTCCAAGCCGGTGCTGGCTACCATCGGATTGTATTATGCCGTCGGGATGTGGAATAATTTCATGGGACCGCTGCTGTATCTGCGGGATGCTGATATGCAGCCGCTCCAGGTGATTTTAAGAAACATCGTGCTGTCGGGGCAATTGACGGGAACGGATGGTCCGGTTGTAGGCGATATCGTGGTGGTGGAGGATGGCTTGAAATTCGCTACCATTATGGTGTCCACCTTGCCGATCCTGCTTGTCTATCCGTTTATACAGAAGTATTTTGTAAAAGGGGCTTTGATTGGCTCAGTAAAAGGTTAA
- the ylqF gene encoding ribosome biogenesis GTPase YlqF: MTIQWFPGHMTKARRQIQEKLKLIDAVIELTDARLPLSSRNPMIDEILQGKPRLIIMNKADLADPEVTRQWQAHFKENGLTAFPVDASTGTGVKDIPNQIKLLLKEKIDKQIAKGMNPRAMRVLIVGIPNVGKSTLINRLAGRNIAETGDRPGVTKGQQWIKVAGGEMELLDTPGILWPKFEDQNVGYRLAVTGAIKEEILNVEDIAFFAIKYFSNYYWESMSERFDLKERPTDLDNPDEIVAIMEAIGRKRGCIVSGGRVDLEKASSIFLRELRAGKLGRYSMESPY, encoded by the coding sequence TTGACAATACAATGGTTTCCCGGACATATGACCAAAGCGCGCCGCCAAATTCAGGAGAAGCTGAAGCTGATCGATGCTGTAATTGAACTGACCGATGCGAGGCTTCCGCTCTCAAGCAGAAATCCGATGATTGACGAGATTTTGCAGGGCAAGCCGCGGCTCATTATTATGAATAAAGCCGATTTGGCAGATCCTGAGGTCACAAGGCAATGGCAAGCCCACTTCAAGGAAAATGGCCTAACCGCCTTTCCTGTAGATGCATCCACAGGGACAGGTGTTAAGGATATTCCGAACCAGATTAAGCTGCTGCTGAAAGAGAAGATCGATAAACAAATAGCCAAGGGCATGAACCCGCGAGCTATGCGTGTGTTGATTGTAGGTATACCGAATGTAGGCAAATCCACGCTGATTAACCGTCTTGCCGGCCGCAACATTGCAGAGACGGGTGACCGTCCGGGTGTCACGAAAGGACAACAGTGGATTAAGGTTGCTGGTGGTGAGATGGAATTGCTGGATACACCCGGCATCCTGTGGCCAAAATTCGAGGATCAGAATGTAGGGTATCGTCTTGCGGTAACCGGCGCCATCAAAGAGGAAATATTGAACGTAGAGGATATTGCCTTTTTTGCGATCAAATATTTCTCCAACTATTATTGGGAATCGATGAGCGAACGTTTTGATCTTAAGGAGCGCCCAACAGATCTGGATAACCCGGATGAAATTGTGGCGATAATGGAAGCGATCGGAAGAAAACGAGGCTGCATCGTCAGCGGAGGAAGAGTCGATCTGGAAAAAGCCTCGAGCATTTTCCTACGTGAACTACGCGCAGGCAAGCTTGGGCGTTATTCGATGGAATCCCCTTATTGA
- the lepB gene encoding signal peptidase I, with protein sequence MEKDQHQEAIETNVGKPAKKAKNELVEWLKALLIALVLVVLIRWLLFKPFIVQGPSMEPNFVSNQKLIVNEILYDIRKPERGEVIVFHVPDEGRDFIKRVIAVAGDTVKVEGDKVLVNGEPVNETYIQEAIDQAHAENRLYNNTDFPNSFVQDGVVPDGHVFVMGDNRSNSTDSRMIGYVPLGDIIGRADLIFWPIKDIGLINH encoded by the coding sequence ATGGAGAAAGATCAACACCAGGAGGCAATTGAAACCAACGTGGGGAAACCGGCCAAAAAGGCTAAGAACGAGCTTGTAGAATGGCTGAAGGCTCTTCTCATTGCTCTGGTTCTCGTCGTTCTCATTCGCTGGCTTCTCTTTAAACCGTTTATTGTGCAGGGTCCATCCATGGAACCTAACTTTGTATCCAATCAGAAGCTGATCGTCAATGAGATTTTATATGATATCCGTAAACCCGAGCGTGGAGAAGTTATCGTATTCCATGTTCCTGATGAGGGCAGGGATTTCATTAAACGCGTGATCGCAGTTGCTGGTGATACGGTTAAAGTTGAAGGCGATAAAGTGCTTGTCAATGGGGAGCCTGTGAATGAAACCTACATACAGGAAGCGATTGATCAAGCCCATGCTGAAAACAGATTATACAATAACACAGATTTCCCGAACTCGTTCGTTCAGGATGGTGTTGTGCCAGATGGTCATGTGTTTGTGATGGGAGATAACCGCTCCAACAGCACGGACAGCCGTATGATAGGATATGTTCCTTTGGGGGATATTATTGGGCGAGCAGACTTGATCTTCTGGCCGATTAAAGACATAGGGCTCATCAACCATTAG
- the rplS gene encoding 50S ribosomal protein L19, which translates to MNIVQAITQEQLRKDIPSFRPGDTLKVHVKVIEGTRERIQLFEGVVIKRRGGGISETFTVRKISYGVGVERTFPINSPKIDKIEVARRGKVRRAKLYYLRELRGKAARIKEIRR; encoded by the coding sequence ATGAATATCGTTCAAGCGATTACTCAAGAACAACTTCGTAAAGATATTCCGAGCTTTCGTCCTGGTGATACTTTAAAAGTACACGTTAAGGTTATCGAGGGAACTCGTGAGCGTATCCAGTTGTTTGAAGGTGTAGTAATTAAACGTCGCGGTGGCGGAATCAGTGAGACTTTTACCGTTCGTAAAATTTCTTACGGTGTTGGTGTGGAAAGAACTTTCCCAATCAACTCGCCTAAAATCGATAAAATCGAAGTGGCTCGCCGTGGTAAAGTGCGTCGTGCGAAGCTTTATTATCTTCGTGAACTGCGCGGTAAAGCAGCGAGAATTAAAGAAATTCGTCGTTAA
- a CDS encoding EscU/YscU/HrcU family type III secretion system export apparatus switch protein: protein MSKEEKEQGQITAMKKAVALKYTPGESEAPIVVAKGQGKLAESILDKAKEHGVPVQEDAALVEILSKLDLDQQIPEVLYQLVAEVLTYVYRADREAKDGGMMP, encoded by the coding sequence ATGAGCAAGGAAGAGAAAGAGCAAGGACAAATAACGGCCATGAAAAAGGCGGTAGCCCTTAAATATACGCCTGGCGAGAGTGAAGCACCGATTGTGGTTGCCAAAGGGCAAGGGAAATTGGCGGAGTCTATATTAGACAAAGCCAAAGAGCATGGCGTCCCTGTCCAAGAAGATGCAGCTTTGGTGGAGATTCTCTCTAAGCTGGATCTGGATCAGCAGATTCCGGAGGTGCTATACCAGCTTGTAGCGGAAGTGTTGACATATGTTTATCGTGCAGATCGTGAAGCGAAGGATGGAGGGATGATGCCCTAA
- a CDS encoding ABC transporter permease subunit: MQEQNSSFLTKVKRDKYLLLLLLPCALYYIIFKYVPIFGISIAFMDYNLFKGITESDWVGFKYFSMFFNTPDFWPVLRNTFLLGLYKLIFGFPAPIILALLINEVSKSFLKRFVQTVSYLPHFISNVVVAGIAVMFLSPTGGVVNQLLSAIGVDRINFLVEASWFRSIYVTTDVWQHIGWGTIIYLAALTAIDPQLYEAARMDGANRWKQTLNITLPGIAPAIVIILILDIGKILEIGFEKVYLLSTPATYETADIISTYVYRVGLTQGNYSYATAIDLFTGIISFIFIVAANSFSRRVSGSSIW; the protein is encoded by the coding sequence TTGCAAGAACAGAATTCGAGTTTCTTGACGAAAGTGAAGCGGGACAAATACCTGCTGCTGCTTCTTCTTCCCTGTGCTCTGTATTACATCATTTTTAAGTATGTTCCCATATTCGGCATTTCGATCGCCTTTATGGACTACAACTTATTTAAGGGGATCACGGAGAGCGACTGGGTGGGGTTCAAATATTTCAGCATGTTTTTTAATACGCCTGACTTCTGGCCTGTTCTCAGAAATACATTTCTATTAGGGTTATATAAGCTGATTTTCGGTTTTCCGGCTCCTATTATTCTTGCGTTACTCATCAATGAGGTGAGCAAATCCTTTTTGAAGCGGTTTGTCCAGACGGTCAGTTATCTTCCGCATTTCATATCCAACGTGGTTGTAGCAGGAATCGCGGTCATGTTTCTGTCCCCGACAGGTGGAGTGGTCAACCAGTTGCTCAGCGCAATTGGAGTCGACCGGATCAACTTTCTGGTTGAGGCCTCCTGGTTTAGATCGATTTATGTAACGACTGACGTATGGCAGCATATTGGATGGGGCACCATCATCTATTTGGCTGCTTTGACGGCAATCGATCCGCAATTATATGAGGCGGCACGGATGGATGGGGCTAATCGGTGGAAGCAGACGCTGAACATTACACTTCCCGGCATCGCGCCGGCGATCGTGATTATCTTGATACTTGATATCGGAAAAATACTGGAGATCGGCTTTGAGAAAGTATACCTGCTCTCGACTCCGGCCACTTATGAGACAGCCGATATTATATCCACCTATGTGTACAGGGTCGGATTAACGCAAGGCAATTACAGTTATGCCACGGCAATTGATCTGTTTACCGGCATCATCAGCTTTATCTTCATTGTCGCGGCCAATTCGTTCAGCCGACGAGTCAGCGGAAGCAGCATCTGGTAA
- a CDS encoding collagen-like repeat preface domain-containing protein yields MKQGRRKGSGNKAVIQGLTPERIRVGRTQATRFVTLIRQLTSLLRAFVEQPVNEDFTLIKIQLQSLNDLVSEMRFSLRERRDLRQVVQQIARISNSDNLEGILTRLNEVMTLFQMYGERIGVGGEIGPDIAALQNGIQSRLDNAFPSADAVPLIDLMNNLHFYIMNATTNRVAGSRQQLTEVLQGINQQAARLGCSGQQLGRLQAATDGINASLQNGASPEHLNEQLINYTNALSGTIATLSVPVAVQDAALQSLPAVARTSAETVQGLTIQETLEGVPGNDQPGVIGATGAMGVTGPTGTAGATGGPGLDGVPGATGLTGAVGATGPTGPEGPPGAPGGITGATGPTGETGATGAVGETGATGATGITGATGATGETGAVGPIGATGITGATGVTGVTGSTGATGATGEVGATGVTGVTGLTGATGEIGATGVTGATGATGATGVTGVTGATGPAGATAATGVTGTTGATGAAGATGATGVTGPTGVAGATGSTGPTGVTGVTGATGATGVTGATGATGVIGATGTTGTTGAAGATGVTGPTGVAGATGGTGPTGVTGPTGPTGPTEANTLIGGSVLYASNGVTQNVATNSPVTFSTSILQGVTYNGTTTLTIVTAGFYYFDWQISLENGQTAPNTFGIVVNGNITSTANMNSNSATAEVSGSAVINLSAGNTVGLYNLSPVSKAINAPQTGARISIFRIGS; encoded by the coding sequence TTGAAGCAAGGAAGAAGGAAGGGCAGCGGCAATAAGGCTGTAATTCAGGGACTTACGCCAGAACGAATCCGTGTCGGAAGGACCCAAGCCACTCGATTCGTTACATTGATCCGTCAATTAACATCACTGTTACGCGCATTTGTGGAACAGCCGGTTAACGAGGATTTCACACTTATCAAAATACAATTGCAGAGCCTTAACGATCTGGTCTCGGAAATGAGGTTCTCGCTGCGGGAACGGCGGGATCTTAGGCAGGTTGTACAGCAAATTGCAAGGATTTCCAATTCGGACAATCTGGAAGGGATTTTAACAAGATTGAATGAAGTCATGACGTTGTTTCAAATGTATGGAGAACGAATTGGGGTCGGCGGCGAGATCGGTCCGGATATCGCTGCTTTGCAAAATGGTATTCAATCAAGGCTGGATAATGCGTTTCCGAGTGCGGATGCTGTCCCTCTAATCGATTTAATGAACAATCTGCATTTTTACATTATGAATGCAACGACGAATCGAGTGGCCGGGTCTCGTCAGCAGCTTACTGAAGTACTTCAGGGAATTAACCAGCAGGCTGCGAGATTAGGGTGTTCCGGACAACAGCTGGGCAGGCTGCAAGCAGCAACGGATGGAATTAATGCATCGTTGCAGAATGGGGCGTCGCCTGAACATTTGAATGAACAGTTGATCAACTATACGAATGCTCTTTCAGGAACGATAGCGACATTAAGCGTTCCGGTGGCTGTCCAAGATGCTGCTCTGCAATCTCTGCCAGCTGTAGCAAGGACGAGCGCTGAAACTGTTCAAGGTCTCACGATCCAGGAAACGTTGGAAGGCGTGCCAGGTAACGATCAGCCGGGCGTGATTGGAGCGACAGGAGCCATGGGTGTGACTGGCCCGACAGGCACTGCAGGTGCTACAGGAGGGCCCGGATTGGACGGCGTGCCGGGAGCAACTGGCCTGACGGGTGCGGTGGGTGCTACAGGTCCAACAGGTCCGGAAGGACCGCCAGGGGCACCTGGCGGGATAACAGGAGCGACCGGACCGACTGGTGAAACCGGTGCGACTGGAGCAGTAGGCGAGACCGGTGCTACGGGTGCAACTGGAATAACAGGCGCAACTGGAGCAACGGGAGAAACAGGAGCAGTAGGTCCGATAGGAGCAACAGGCATAACCGGAGCTACTGGTGTCACAGGAGTGACCGGATCGACAGGAGCAACAGGAGCAACGGGAGAAGTAGGTGCCACAGGAGTAACCGGGGTGACAGGTCTGACAGGAGCAACCGGAGAAATTGGTGCAACAGGGGTTACAGGTGCTACTGGAGCAACAGGAGCGACGGGAGTAACAGGAGTCACGGGAGCAACAGGTCCGGCAGGGGCAACAGCTGCAACGGGCGTCACGGGAACCACAGGAGCAACAGGAGCAGCAGGAGCAACAGGAGCGACGGGAGTAACAGGTCCGACTGGCGTTGCCGGAGCAACTGGCAGTACTGGGCCAACGGGCGTTACAGGTGTAACTGGAGCCACGGGTGCAACAGGAGTTACAGGAGCAACCGGAGCAACAGGCGTCATAGGAGCGACGGGAACCACAGGAACCACAGGAGCAGCAGGAGCGACGGGAGTAACAGGTCCGACTGGCGTTGCCGGAGCAACTGGTGGAACTGGGCCAACGGGAGTTACAGGTCCAACCGGTCCAACCGGTCCGACGGAGGCGAATACGCTTATCGGCGGCAGCGTGTTGTATGCCAGTAATGGAGTCACTCAAAATGTGGCTACTAATTCACCTGTAACATTCTCGACGAGCATACTTCAAGGTGTAACATATAATGGTACAACGACGTTGACCATTGTGACAGCGGGTTTTTACTATTTTGATTGGCAGATATCGCTCGAAAATGGCCAAACCGCTCCCAACACGTTCGGAATCGTCGTGAACGGGAATATAACCAGTACGGCGAACATGAACTCGAATTCAGCCACTGCCGAGGTATCAGGATCTGCGGTCATCAATTTAAGTGCCGGTAACACCGTAGGGCTCTATAATTTATCGCCAGTCAGCAAAGCGATTAATGCTCCTCAAACCGGCGCAAGGATTTCCATCTTTAGAATTGGCTCTTAG
- a CDS encoding extracellular solute-binding protein, with product MKIWNRKLGLLALAAIITGTLLSGCSKENAVKEENHENVALGKEVTLEMMTFSHTNWPYKENWPIYKYLKEETGISFKVQPVMSDYTTTMNLAISSGEIPDLMMVNSLNAANTHGVSGAFVDYFEHLDQMPNYRKFLEDHPEVKAAILSPEGKNYFMPLYGLEQQSRRSWLYRDDVFEKHNLTPPTTYDELYTVAKRLKEIYPDSFPIAVFNGLSPLVNMAPAFNTNSSYYYDDEKDEWRYGPTEDNYKKMVEYMNKFYAEGLVAPDFMAHKRKQFNDLLLQNKSFIASDYIGIMDELPLMLGDKASEFSLDYMVPPVGTPDGKSHNVFAGLQSDGFAVAANSKERDRLLQYLDFLFSPEGIELATWGREGETFTTENGARKFNVDYKEFGDLRTKTGIATIGAHTVLDMTAYESMYSPKMREAMKIAPDHETKPQPRLAYTNEENEVLSMVGETVKKFHEEQIAKFILGQKPMDDWDAYVNEVNKLGVQQVLDVHRSAYERTQKFLNEAK from the coding sequence GTGAAAATTTGGAACCGAAAGCTCGGGTTGCTGGCATTAGCTGCCATTATAACCGGCACGTTATTGAGCGGATGCTCAAAAGAAAACGCGGTAAAGGAGGAGAATCATGAAAACGTCGCCTTAGGTAAGGAAGTCACACTAGAGATGATGACTTTCTCTCATACGAACTGGCCGTATAAGGAAAATTGGCCGATTTATAAGTACTTGAAAGAAGAAACCGGCATCTCCTTCAAGGTACAACCTGTGATGAGTGATTACACCACAACGATGAACCTGGCGATATCCTCGGGCGAGATACCGGATCTTATGATGGTCAACAGCCTGAATGCCGCCAACACGCACGGGGTAAGCGGAGCGTTTGTCGACTATTTCGAGCACTTGGACCAGATGCCGAACTACAGGAAGTTTCTCGAGGACCATCCGGAAGTAAAGGCAGCTATTCTGTCTCCCGAGGGGAAGAACTATTTTATGCCGTTGTATGGACTTGAGCAGCAATCCAGGCGGTCATGGCTTTACCGGGACGACGTATTCGAGAAACACAATCTGACGCCGCCGACCACCTACGACGAATTGTACACGGTTGCGAAAAGATTGAAGGAAATATATCCGGACAGCTTTCCGATTGCCGTGTTTAACGGTTTGAGTCCTCTGGTTAATATGGCACCGGCGTTTAACACCAATAGCAGCTATTATTACGATGATGAGAAGGACGAATGGCGCTACGGCCCGACAGAGGACAATTACAAGAAAATGGTTGAGTACATGAATAAGTTTTATGCGGAAGGATTGGTAGCACCTGACTTTATGGCGCATAAACGCAAGCAATTTAACGATCTGCTGCTTCAGAACAAATCGTTTATCGCCAGCGACTATATCGGCATCATGGATGAACTTCCGTTAATGCTTGGGGATAAGGCATCCGAGTTCAGTCTCGATTATATGGTTCCTCCTGTTGGAACTCCGGATGGCAAGTCCCACAATGTATTCGCCGGATTGCAGTCCGACGGCTTTGCGGTGGCGGCAAATTCCAAGGAGCGGGATCGGCTTCTTCAGTACCTCGATTTCTTGTTCTCCCCCGAAGGAATTGAATTGGCAACTTGGGGTAGGGAAGGGGAGACATTCACAACCGAGAACGGGGCTCGCAAATTCAACGTGGATTACAAAGAGTTCGGCGACTTGAGAACCAAGACGGGCATCGCAACAATCGGGGCACATACGGTATTGGATATGACGGCTTACGAGTCCATGTATTCTCCAAAAATGCGGGAAGCGATGAAAATCGCGCCTGACCATGAAACGAAGCCGCAGCCAAGGCTCGCCTATACAAATGAAGAAAATGAAGTGCTGAGCATGGTCGGCGAAACCGTGAAAAAGTTCCATGAGGAGCAGATTGCCAAGTTCATTCTAGGACAGAAACCGATGGATGATTGGGATGCTTACGTGAACGAAGTGAACAAGCTTGGCGTGCAGCAGGTGCTGGATGTTCATAGGAGCGCTTATGAGCGGACGCAAAAGTTCCTAAACGAAGCCAAGTAA
- a CDS encoding ribonuclease HII, with translation MTDLLMYEREYWSRYIHIAGIDEVGRGCLFGDVVAAAVVLPEGLVIEGINDSKKLSAKKRETLYDLIMEQALAVGVGLVDAETIDRINIKQAARLAMKMAMEQLAVTPQFLLVDAEKVDCDIPQRAIIKGDANSQSIAAASIIAKVTRDRLCEGEWETRYPEYGIAVHKGYATKFHREQLQLHGPTAMHRRSFLKNMEIEQLSLF, from the coding sequence ATGACAGATTTATTAATGTACGAGCGTGAGTACTGGAGCCGTTATATACATATTGCAGGTATTGACGAAGTAGGCCGCGGCTGTTTGTTCGGCGATGTGGTCGCTGCGGCGGTTGTTTTGCCGGAGGGGTTAGTGATTGAAGGGATCAATGATTCGAAGAAACTCAGTGCCAAGAAGCGGGAAACCCTCTATGATCTCATCATGGAACAGGCGCTGGCGGTTGGCGTTGGTTTGGTGGATGCGGAAACGATTGACCGAATTAACATCAAACAAGCCGCAAGGCTTGCCATGAAGATGGCTATGGAGCAATTGGCTGTTACTCCCCAGTTTCTGCTTGTTGATGCCGAGAAGGTGGATTGCGATATTCCCCAGCGTGCCATCATTAAAGGCGACGCTAACAGCCAGTCCATTGCTGCGGCCTCCATTATTGCCAAGGTCACTCGCGACAGATTGTGCGAAGGGGAATGGGAGACGCGTTATCCGGAATACGGAATCGCCGTACATAAAGGCTACGCTACCAAGTTTCACCGTGAACAGCTGCAGCTGCACGGACCTACCGCTATGCATAGAAGAAGCTTTCTGAAAAATATGGAGATTGAGCAATTGTCCTTATTCTAG